One Castanea sativa cultivar Marrone di Chiusa Pesio chromosome 4, ASM4071231v1 DNA window includes the following coding sequences:
- the LOC142632805 gene encoding uncharacterized protein LOC142632805: protein MRHIGFATNITAELWALRDGLILAKELGISQLVVEMDAIVIVGLVQLDKSPNNSYSALLNDCRFLLCQLHRIKINHAFRKANRGVDYLAKGGCNPLCNFVVVDYPPMDKLCSILDFDAMGLYSLRLSATTLSFIAS, encoded by the coding sequence ATGAGGCATATTGGTTTTGCAACTAACATTACAGCTGAACTGTGGGCCTTGAGGGATGGTCTGATCTTAGCAAAAGAACTTGGCATATCACAACTTGTTGTGGAGATGGATGCTATAGTCATTGTAGGCCTAGTTCAATTGGATAAATCCCCTAATAACTCGTATTCTGCTCTGCTCAATGATTGCAGGTTTCTTCTTTGTCAGCTCCACCGAATCAAGATTAACCATGCTTTTCGAAAGGCGAATAGGGGTGTTGACTATCTTGCCAAGGGAGGCTGCAATCCTctttgtaattttgttgttgttgattatCCTCCTATGGACAAATTATGTAGTATTTTAGACTTTGATGCTATGGGCTTGTACTCCTTAAGGCTTTCAGCTACAACTTTGTCTTTTATAGCTAGTTAA